DNA from Gemmatimonadaceae bacterium:
CTGTGCGGCGATGGAAAGCCGACCAGATGTCGATGTCGTCGTTACGAACGGTTACGAACACAGGGCGGGGACCGATCGCCTGCGCGTCAAACATCTCGGCGTCGCGGCGCAAGATCCGCTGCGCGCGCTCCTCGCTCAAAACTGGCTGGCGTCGTGCGGTGCCTTGTTCCGCGCGAGCCGGGTGCCCGTTTCCTACTTTGACGGCGTCACGCGATACTACGAATGGACCTTTCTCGCATTCAAGCTCGCGATGACGCGGAGGATCGAGTTCATCGATGTACCGACCTTTCGCGTTCACGAGTCGCCGCAGTCGCTCTCCAGGTCGCTCGGGTACTCTGAGGCGGAAGTCGGTGCCTTGCGGCAAATCAGAGACCTGGAGTTGCCGTCGGATGTGAAGGCTGCGCTCGCGGCCAAGATCGGCCACGCGCATCACGCACTCGCCGACGTGTACTTGGCGCGCGGCCAGCGCGCGCTTGCACTTCGTCATCACATGCTGAGCCTTCTCGTGCCGGGGTGGACGGGCCGTCTCGCCTACTCGAGAAGACTCTTACCCGGCTGGCCCACCGATCGGCCGCCGGCGTAGCGCAAAGTCAGTTCTGGACCGCGGAGGCGGCGAGGAATCGGCGGCGCAGTCGCGGCAACACCGTGGACTGGATCTCGCGACGGAAGACCAGCGCCACGCCGGTCGCGTACATCGGCAACGCGACCGCGATTTGCAACAGGAATGAGCTCATGTGCTCCACCGTCCACCATCGTTCGCAAGCGTAGCAGGCCGCCGCATACGGCAGGGCAGCAAGCGTCGGTCGCAAACAGCTCTGCCACACGAACGTTCTGAGCGGCAGGTCCACGAGCCGGCAGACGTACTGTGGGCGAAGGAAGAGGGAGAAAAACA
Protein-coding regions in this window:
- a CDS encoding glycosyltransferase family A protein translates to MNVTIIIPSTCEEMRAATLRRAMESLLEQRGVVPRVLIVANGNRSNPALMREIAAIPGVTVEYQMEASLPNALRHGVSRLATEYYGFLDDDDEYLPDALALRCAAMESRPDVDVVVTNGYEHRAGTDRLRVKHLGVAAQDPLRALLAQNWLASCGALFRASRVPVSYFDGVTRYYEWTFLAFKLAMTRRIEFIDVPTFRVHESPQSLSRSLGYSEAEVGALRQIRDLELPSDVKAALAAKIGHAHHALADVYLARGQRALALRHHMLSLLVPGWTGRLAYSRRLLPGWPTDRPPA